A window of Campylobacter ureolyticus contains these coding sequences:
- the ccoO gene encoding cytochrome-c oxidase, cbb3-type subunit II — translation MFSWLEKNPFFFAVFLFIVIAYAGVVEILPSFADSARPLKDTKPYSVLELSGRQIYIANSCNACHSQLIRPFKSETDRYGAYSKSGEYAYDRPFLWGSKRTGPDLWRMNKTTKWHERHMKDPLSVIPGSIMPNYKFMFKKNADIETAYAEALTVKKAFNVPYDQKGMPKLGTWEEAQALVMEEAKVVVDQMEDEEVKSAFERGEIKQIVALIAYLNSLK, via the coding sequence ATGTTTAGTTGGTTAGAAAAAAATCCATTCTTTTTTGCGGTTTTTCTATTTATAGTAATAGCCTACGCAGGTGTTGTGGAAATTTTGCCAAGTTTTGCCGATAGCGCAAGACCTTTAAAGGATACTAAGCCTTACAGTGTTTTAGAGCTTTCAGGTCGTCAAATTTACATAGCAAATAGCTGTAATGCATGTCACTCACAGCTTATAAGACCGTTTAAATCAGAAACAGATAGATACGGTGCTTATTCAAAAAGTGGTGAATATGCTTATGATAGACCATTTTTATGGGGATCAAAAAGAACAGGACCTGATCTTTGGAGGATGAATAAAACTACAAAATGGCATGAGCGTCATATGAAAGATCCTTTATCAGTGATTCCAGGCTCAATTATGCCTAATTATAAATTTATGTTTAAGAAAAATGCTGATATTGAGACAGCTTATGCTGAAGCTTTAACGGTCAAAAAAGCTTTCAATGTTCCTTATGATCAAAAGGGTATGCCAAAACTTGGTACTTGGGAAGAAGCACAAGCACTTGTTATGGAAGAGGCAAAAGTTGTAGTTGATCAAATGGAAGATGAAGAGGTTAAAAGTGCTTTTGAGCGTGGTGAAATAAAACAAATTGTAGCTCTTATAGCATATTTAAATAGCTTAAAATAA
- a CDS encoding cytochrome c oxidase, cbb3-type, CcoQ subunit codes for MSIETMRTLQAYGYVVLIISLCIGLYAYFFHLRRSEKTGRRNYEKYGNLALNDSIDDEIIETNSSKDNECKKGAKK; via the coding sequence ATGAGTATAGAAACTATGAGAACACTTCAAGCTTATGGATATGTTGTTTTAATAATATCCTTGTGCATAGGGCTTTATGCTTATTTTTTCCATCTTAGAAGATCGGAAAAAACAGGTAGAAGAAACTATGAAAAATATGGAAATTTAGCCCTTAATGATAGTATTGATGATGAGATTATAGAAACTAACTCATCAAAAGATAATGAATGCAAAAAAGGAGCTAAAAAATGA
- a CDS encoding c-type cytochrome: MKWFNLEDNVNLLSIIAAIVLVVATIAVVGLYVRKMKTEKSSGELKEGVEYDGIKEYKNPLPIGWAVTYILMLVWAIWYFLFGYPLNSYSQIGAYNEEVKAYNQKFEQTFASPDKDTLFAMGKGIFLVECSACHGITGDGVNGVATDLTIWGSEAGIIDVIKKGSKGLNYPLGEMTADNVTGDDVISVAAFMAKNISALHDTKNPNRVSQGSESWMICAACHGEDGKGMEGMAPDLTKYGSADFVVDVLNKGKQGFIGEMPAFNDGRLTDVQKRAVGEYVISLSKDN; the protein is encoded by the coding sequence ATGAAATGGTTTAACTTAGAAGATAATGTAAATCTACTCTCTATAATAGCTGCTATTGTTTTGGTTGTTGCAACTATTGCTGTTGTTGGGCTTTATGTTCGCAAGATGAAAACAGAAAAAAGTAGTGGAGAGTTGAAAGAAGGCGTTGAGTATGATGGTATAAAGGAATATAAAAATCCTTTACCAATAGGCTGGGCTGTTACTTATATCCTAATGCTAGTTTGGGCTATATGGTACTTTTTATTTGGTTATCCACTAAACTCATACTCTCAAATTGGTGCTTATAATGAAGAAGTAAAAGCATATAATCAAAAATTTGAACAAACTTTTGCAAGTCCTGATAAAGATACTTTATTTGCTATGGGAAAAGGGATATTTTTGGTTGAGTGTTCTGCTTGCCATGGAATTACAGGTGATGGTGTTAATGGCGTGGCAACAGATCTTACGATTTGGGGTTCTGAAGCAGGTATTATAGATGTTATTAAAAAAGGTTCAAAAGGACTTAACTATCCTCTTGGAGAGATGACTGCAGACAATGTTACAGGCGATGATGTGATTTCAGTAGCTGCGTTTATGGCTAAAAATATATCAGCCTTGCATGATACTAAAAATCCAAACCGCGTAAGTCAAGGCAGTGAAAGCTGGATGATTTGTGCTGCTTGTCACGGTGAAGACGGTAAAGGCATGGAAGGAATGGCGCCTGATCTTACCAAATACGGCTCAGCTGATTTCGTGGTTGATGTATTAAATAAAGGAAAGCAAGGTTTCATAGGTGAAATGCCTGCATTTAATGACGGAAGACTAACCGATGTTCAAAAAAGAGCGGTTGGTGAGTATGTAATATCATTGTCAAAAGATAATTAG
- a CDS encoding DUF4006 family protein encodes MENENKNRNVFSIHGVTGMLIATVLLISILVILTILGIKTQQKVAKEPYVLKDVSSVPMKANMKIANDVMEVENGTK; translated from the coding sequence ATGGAAAACGAAAATAAAAATAGAAATGTTTTTAGCATTCACGGAGTTACAGGTATGCTTATAGCCACAGTGTTACTTATCTCTATTCTTGTGATTTTGACTATACTTGGCATTAAAACGCAGCAAAAAGTAGCAAAAGAACCTTATGTTTTAAAAGATGTAAGTAGCGTTCCAATGAAAGCAAATATGAAAATTGCAAATGATGTTATGGAGGTTGAAAATGGCACAAAGTAA
- a CDS encoding FixH family protein gives MKKNDKKTFWPYGILIAFALIVISCIITVILALKNPVHIDNYYFDTIENVDRNYNEIEASQERFDEKYSVKLVKDSFDLHEDINLQISVLPKTQNSDKLNFKLLITRPETSKFDILPNAKFNGNILELDSFKVPKVGRWRVDIKLNDGKDTGFYRMEFIAYESKS, from the coding sequence ATGAAGAAAAATGATAAAAAAACATTTTGGCCTTATGGTATATTAATTGCATTTGCTTTAATTGTGATATCTTGTATAATCACCGTAATACTGGCGCTTAAAAACCCTGTTCATATTGATAATTACTATTTTGACACGATTGAAAATGTCGATAGAAATTATAATGAAATAGAAGCTTCACAAGAGAGATTTGATGAAAAATACAGCGTAAAACTCGTAAAAGACAGCTTTGATTTGCATGAAGATATAAATTTACAAATAAGCGTTTTGCCAAAAACACAAAATAGCGATAAATTGAATTTTAAACTTCTTATAACAAGACCCGAAACTTCAAAATTTGATATCTTGCCAAATGCTAAATTTAATGGAAATATTTTAGAGCTTGATAGCTTTAAAGTTCCAAAAGTTGGCAGATGGAGAGTGGATATAAAATTAAATGATGGAAAAGATACAGGATTTTATAGAATGGAATTTATTGCTTATGAGTCAAAATCTTAA